Below is a window of bacterium DNA.
TTGAGACTTACAGGACGTTGTCGGCGGAATGGTCCACCAGGTTGGCCGCGTATAAAAGCGGCATGGGGCAGGCGTCGCAGAGGGGATAGGCGGAAAAGTTCAAATGCCGGTGGGCCCGACGGAGGGCTCTCCAGCGGGGCGAGCGCCAGAGCTCCCGGAGCGGCGTCGCGGAAGCGTCGCCCATCCCCAGTTCGCCGTTCAGGTCCAGGCAACAGGTGGTCACCGTGCCGTCGGCCAGAATCACCATCTTGCTCCAGGTGTCCGGACAGGGGCGCCGCTCCCGCGTCTTGTACTCGTAGGTTTTGAGCCCCTCGATGCCCGCGTACTCGGTGACGCGGGTGAAGTTGAGCCGGTCCACCTTCCCCTCCCAGAAGGCCCGGAAGGCGTCCACCTCGTGCTCGTTGATATTAGAGACGGCGTACTGCATGACCGTGGTGGGGCGGGGCTGATGATTGAAAGCCAGTTCGAGGAAGCGGAGGATGTTGGCCCGCACCCGCTCCAAATCGCCCCCCCGCCGCACTTCGCTAAAAACTTCCGGGGTGACGCCATCCACGGAGAAGATGATGGTTTTCAGCCCCTCATCGAGGAGCTTCCGGCTGCGCTCCTCGGAGAGGACCAGGGCGTTGGTGTTGATGATGGGGTCCACGCCGTGCTCGCCGGCGTACACCACCATCTCTTCCAGGCGCGGGTGGCAAAGCGGATCTCCGAAGAGGAAGAGTTTGGCGACGCGAATACCCCTGCCGGCCAGCTGGCGCACGACGCTCCGGTAGAGCCCATCATCCATCAGGGTCAGCCGGCGGGTGAGCCGGTCCCGGGGGCACATCACGCAGTCGAGGTTGCAGGTGTTGTTTATCTCGACGTGGACATAGAAGGGGCGGGGGTACGCACCGGTCAGTTTCAGCGACAGGAAGTCGCGTAGGCTGGCGAAGCGGGTGCAGAGGGAGGCGGTTATGCGTTTGGGCATCGGATGGGGGGTGAGGTGGTCAACGTCGGTCTACATTCAGCGGGGTCGGTGCCGGAGCGATGAGAGGCGAATCGAAAAAGGCTCAGTCCTTGGCGGTCGCTCCCGAATGGCCTGAACCGTTCCCCGCGGAACAGGGTCCAGCATCATGCTGGTGCGAGAGGCGGGACTTGAACCCGCACGGCCGAAGCCACTGGAACCTAAATCCAGCGCGTATGCCAGTTCCGCCACTCTCGCTCATCGGATGGCGGGGGATGACCCCCCGCCAGTAAAAAGTACCTTTTAATAAAAAATGTACCTTGCCGTCACGGGGGGACGGTTCACTCGCTGGCCCACTCGTCGAGGAAGCGGGCGATGAGCTCACGCTCGTCCATCTCTATCTGCTTCTGCTCCTCGACGCTGACCCGCTTGAGGTTGTCGCTCTTGATATCGGCGATGACCGACTGGTGCTGATCCATCAGGAGATCCTTGAACTGGATCAGGGCCTCGTCGGAGTCCACGGCGCCGAGCCACTCGGTCTTCCGGCGATAGACGATGCCTCCGGCCACGAAAACCAGGGTGACGATGTACGGGGAATCAACGTCGCCGCGGGTCTCCGACTGGACGTGATACACCTCGCCTTCGATCTCGACATTGTCGTTGTAGCCCGGCAGGAGCATGACGCTCTCCAGGGTAATCCCCGTCCCGTCTCAATTATACCCGATACGGCTTCGATAGACGAGGAAAATGGGGGCGGGCTCAGCTTAGAGGGTCGAAGGGCTCGTCGGAGGGGGGGAGCCCGGCGGTCCAAAGGCCCCGCGCTTCAAGCTCCCGGGCGAGGCCGACGAGCAGTTCGTCGCAGCCCGCGCCGCTGACGGCCGAAATGGGGAAGACCGGCAATCCGACGGCTTCCCGCAGCCGTTGCACATTGACGGCCGCGTCGGGCAGGTCAATTTTATTGGCGACGACCAGGGCGACCTTCTCCGCCAGCTCGGGGC
It encodes the following:
- a CDS encoding radical SAM protein: MPKRITASLCTRFASLRDFLSLKLTGAYPRPFYVHVEINNTCNLDCVMCPRDRLTRRLTLMDDGLYRSVVRQLAGRGIRVAKLFLFGDPLCHPRLEEMVVYAGEHGVDPIINTNALVLSEERSRKLLDEGLKTIIFSVDGVTPEVFSEVRRGGDLERVRANILRFLELAFNHQPRPTTVMQYAVSNINEHEVDAFRAFWEGKVDRLNFTRVTEYAGIEGLKTYEYKTRERRPCPDTWSKMVILADGTVTTCCLDLNGELGMGDASATPLRELWRSPRWRALRRAHRHLNFSAYPLCDACPMPLLYAANLVDHSADNVL
- a CDS encoding GTPase ObgE, with protein sequence HIERTRMVAVVVDAAGSEGRDPVGDFTVVLGELNVHSPELAEKVALVVANKIDLPDAAVNVQRLREAVGLPVFPISAVSGAGCDELLVGLARELEARGLWTAGLPPSDEPFDPLS